Below is a genomic region from Pseudomonas extremaustralis.
TCACCTGCCGGTCGAAGCGCTCCCGCGCGGCGGCGAAGGTCTCGCCCTCGACGGTCTGCACGTCGCTGCGCGTCACCGGGCTGAACGTGCCGATGGCCGCGCGAATCTCGGCGGCGTTCAGCACCAGGTCATCGCTCAACAACGCCGCGCGTTCCAGCACGTTACGCAATTCACGGATATTCCCCGGCCACGCATGTTGGGCCAGCAACGCCAGGGCCTCGCGGTCCAGCTCGTGGTGGCTGTGCAGGTCCTCGAGGATCGCCTCGCTCAGCGCCGGAATATCCTCCAGTCGTTCACGCAACGGCGGCACCTGGATCGGCAGCACATTGAGCCGGTAATACAGGTCGGCGCGAAACTCGCCGCGCTTGATCGCCGCTTCCAGGTCCATGGACGTGGCGGCAATCACGCGCACATCGCTGTGCAGCATCTCGTTGGAACCCACCGGCTCGAATTCCTTCTCCTGCAACACCCGCAGCAGTTTGCTTTGCAGCGGCAGGGGCATGTCGCCGATTTCGTCGAGGAACAACGTACCGCCCTGGGCGATCTGGAATTTGCCCGGACGGCCCTTGCGGTCGGCGCCGGTGAACGCACCTGGCGCTGTGCCAAAGAACTCGGCTTCGAGCAGGTCATGGGGGATCGCGGCGCTGTTGATGCTGACGAATGCCTTGTTCGCGCGGGGCGATGCGCCGTGAATCGCCTGGGCCAGCAACTCCTT
It encodes:
- a CDS encoding sigma-54 interaction domain-containing protein, encoding MNITDSLKDYEQVRGLAIRSLFEIIEQSSEGTVIVDRDANIVWMNERYAKRFGLKSADEAIGQPCEQVISNSLLRQVVRTDQPILLDIQDTPKGPLVVMRLPIHNDAGAVIGAIGFALFDELRNLSPLIERYLSMQQELASTRSLLRKRQSKYNFAHFIGTSAASLEVKRRARRSASAESPVLLLGETGTGKELLAQAIHGASPRANKAFVSINSAAIPHDLLEAEFFGTAPGAFTGADRKGRPGKFQIAQGGTLFLDEIGDMPLPLQSKLLRVLQEKEFEPVGSNEMLHSDVRVIAATSMDLEAAIKRGEFRADLYYRLNVLPIQVPPLRERLEDIPALSEAILEDLHSHHELDREALALLAQHAWPGNIRELRNVLERAALLSDDLVLNAAEIRAAIGTFSPVTRSDVQTVEGETFAAARERFDRQVIAAALEAGGGNVVHAARQLGLGRSTLYKKMVALGIA